Proteins co-encoded in one Streptomyces sp. SLBN-31 genomic window:
- a CDS encoding glutamate-5-semialdehyde dehydrogenase: MTTLSPYDSMSPVAQAAYRAKAAAADLAPLPRAVKDDALAAIADALEVRTSEIVEANAKDVAKAREAGTSEAIVDRLTLTPERVRAIASDVRDVVALPDPVGEVVRGSTLPNGIDLRQVRVPLGVVGIIYEARPNVTVDAAALCLKSGNAVLLRGSASAYESNTALVRVLRDAVGGAGLPADAVQLVPGESRESVRELMRARGLVDVLIPRGGASLIQTVVNESTVPVIETGTGNCHVYVDAQADLDMAVDILINSKAQRPSVCNAAETLLVHRDIAPEFLPRALDALAEAGVTVHADPRVLKYAEDTKATVVEATPDDWDTEYLSYDIAAAVVDSLDKAVEHIRLWSSGHTEAIVTTSQQAARRFTQLVDSTTVAVNASTRFTDGGQFGFGAEIGISTQKLHARGPMGLPELTSTKYIVTGDGHIRR, encoded by the coding sequence ATGACCACGCTCTCGCCGTACGACTCCATGTCCCCGGTCGCCCAGGCCGCGTACCGCGCCAAGGCCGCCGCCGCCGACCTCGCCCCGCTGCCGCGCGCGGTCAAGGACGACGCGCTCGCCGCCATCGCGGACGCGCTGGAGGTCCGTACGAGCGAGATCGTCGAGGCCAACGCCAAGGACGTGGCCAAGGCCCGCGAGGCCGGCACCAGCGAGGCCATCGTCGACCGGCTCACGCTCACCCCGGAGCGGGTGCGCGCCATCGCCTCCGACGTGCGGGACGTCGTCGCCCTGCCCGACCCGGTCGGCGAGGTCGTCCGCGGCTCGACCCTGCCCAACGGCATCGACCTGCGCCAGGTCCGCGTCCCGCTCGGCGTGGTCGGCATCATCTACGAGGCCCGCCCGAACGTCACCGTGGACGCCGCGGCCCTGTGCCTGAAGTCCGGCAACGCGGTGCTGCTGCGCGGCTCCGCCTCCGCGTACGAGTCGAACACCGCCCTGGTGCGCGTGCTGCGCGACGCCGTGGGCGGGGCGGGGCTGCCCGCCGACGCCGTCCAGCTGGTGCCCGGCGAGAGCCGCGAGAGCGTGCGCGAGCTGATGCGGGCCCGCGGCCTGGTCGACGTCCTGATCCCGCGCGGCGGCGCCTCGCTGATCCAGACCGTGGTGAACGAGTCCACCGTCCCTGTCATCGAGACCGGCACGGGCAACTGCCACGTCTACGTCGACGCGCAGGCCGACCTCGACATGGCCGTCGACATCCTGATCAACTCCAAGGCCCAGCGGCCCAGCGTCTGCAACGCCGCCGAGACCCTCCTGGTCCACCGGGACATCGCCCCCGAGTTCCTGCCGCGCGCGCTGGACGCCCTCGCGGAGGCCGGCGTCACCGTGCACGCCGACCCGCGGGTGCTGAAGTACGCCGAGGACACCAAGGCGACCGTCGTCGAGGCCACCCCGGACGACTGGGACACCGAGTACCTCTCCTACGACATCGCAGCCGCCGTCGTCGACTCCCTCGACAAGGCCGTCGAGCACATCCGGCTGTGGTCGTCCGGTCACACCGAGGCGATCGTCACCACCTCCCAGCAGGCCGCCCGCCGCTTCACCCAGCTGGTCGACTCCACCACCGTCGCCGTGAACGCCTCCACCCGATTCACCGACGGCGGCCAGTTCGGCTTCGGCGCGGAGATCGGCATCTCCACGCAGAAGCTGCACGCGCGCGGCCCGATGGGCCTGCCGGAGCTGACGAGCACCAAGTACATCGTCACCGGGGACGGCCACATCCGCCGCTGA
- the proB gene encoding glutamate 5-kinase, with product MAEARRIVVKVGSSSLTTASGGLDADRVDALVDVLAKSRSGGEREIVLVSSGAIAAGLAPLGLRRRPRDLARQQAAASVGQGLLVARYTASFARYGVRVGQVLLTSDDMSRRAHHRNASRTLDKLLAMGAFPIVNENDTVATDEIRFGDNDRLAALVAHLVHADLLVLLSDVDGVYDGDPGRPGTSRIAEVRGPQDLAHVEIGSAGKAGVGTGGMVTKIEAAGIAAAAGIPVVLTSAVHAAEALSGGDTGTWFHVTGKRYADRLLWLQHASTPQGHLTLDEGAVRAVVERRKSLLPAGIAGVEGDFVAGDPVELRDGEGRAVARGLVNFDAKEIPQLLGRSTRELARELGPAYEREVVHRDDLVILRP from the coding sequence GTGGCGGAAGCCCGCAGGATCGTCGTCAAGGTGGGTTCCTCGTCGCTGACCACCGCCTCGGGCGGTCTGGACGCCGACCGGGTCGACGCGCTCGTCGACGTCCTCGCCAAGAGCCGCAGCGGGGGAGAGCGGGAGATCGTCCTGGTCTCCTCCGGCGCCATCGCCGCCGGACTCGCCCCGCTGGGCCTGCGCCGCCGCCCCCGGGACCTGGCCCGCCAGCAGGCCGCCGCCAGCGTCGGCCAGGGCCTGCTCGTCGCCCGCTACACCGCCTCCTTCGCCCGCTACGGCGTCCGCGTCGGCCAGGTGCTGCTGACCAGCGACGACATGAGCCGCCGCGCCCATCACCGCAACGCCTCGCGCACCCTCGACAAACTGCTCGCCATGGGCGCGTTCCCGATCGTGAACGAGAACGACACCGTCGCCACCGACGAGATCCGCTTCGGCGACAACGACCGCCTCGCGGCGCTGGTGGCGCATCTGGTCCACGCAGACCTGCTGGTGCTGCTCTCCGACGTCGACGGCGTCTACGACGGCGACCCCGGCCGGCCCGGCACCTCGCGGATAGCCGAGGTGCGCGGCCCGCAGGATCTCGCGCACGTCGAGATCGGCAGCGCGGGCAAGGCCGGCGTCGGCACGGGCGGCATGGTCACCAAGATCGAGGCGGCCGGTATCGCCGCCGCGGCCGGCATCCCCGTGGTGCTGACCAGCGCCGTGCACGCGGCGGAGGCCCTGTCCGGCGGGGACACCGGGACCTGGTTCCACGTCACCGGCAAGCGCTACGCCGACCGCCTGCTGTGGCTGCAGCACGCCTCCACCCCGCAAGGTCACCTGACCCTGGACGAGGGGGCGGTACGGGCGGTCGTCGAGCGGCGCAAGTCGCTGCTGCCGGCCGGCATCGCCGGCGTGGAGGGCGATTTCGTCGCCGGCGACCCGGTCGAGCTGCGCGACGGCGAGGGGCGCGCGGTGGCCCGCGGGCTCGTCAACTTCGACGCCAAGGAGATCCCCCAGCTGCTCGGGCGTTCGACGCGGGAGCTGGCGCGCGAACTGGGCCCGGCCTACGAACGCGAGGTCGTCCACCGTGACGACCTGGTGATCCTTCGTCCCTGA
- a CDS encoding polysaccharide pyruvyl transferase family protein, whose protein sequence is MSPRDHQVRPAQRILLRSGKSPYDVFSVEEALHQDVIATNSGNLIFSDAAHKILETPGTEVVSNGIRTDVSAAERINEEFDVFVVPLANAFRPSFEGQLKRLTRLIRRLRVPVVVLGVGAQAGLSYNAERLKPMEESVRDFVSAVLDRSASIGVRGEFTEKYLRGLGFHDVEVIGCPSLFLYGDRLPVDKRVPELTAASRIAVNGSHSAVQKQGLGKVIDRAHARYPHLTFIGQNLSDARQLHWRDLSHPNATVTAIPTHPDHPMYREDKVRVYVDPVTWIDDLRGYDFSFGSRIHGNIAALLAGTPATVLCGDSRTLELCRYFDIPHRRIDKLPEDLDPARLYEEADLSGLTGGHAERFERFTAFLGRNGLENTFTHGDGGAAFEARMRKLSFPAGIRPWNDADLASLTSRFGWMQTRLAELSLDNDRLRRELERTATTPAPTSVYRKARRVVARPIRRALQTGRQ, encoded by the coding sequence GTGTCACCCAGAGATCACCAGGTCCGTCCTGCCCAGCGCATCCTCCTCCGGTCGGGGAAGAGTCCCTATGACGTCTTCTCGGTGGAGGAGGCACTGCACCAGGACGTCATCGCCACCAACTCCGGCAACCTGATCTTCAGCGACGCCGCTCACAAGATCCTCGAGACCCCCGGCACGGAGGTGGTCTCGAACGGCATCCGCACGGATGTGTCGGCGGCGGAACGGATCAACGAGGAGTTCGACGTCTTCGTCGTGCCGCTGGCCAACGCCTTCCGGCCGTCCTTCGAGGGGCAGCTGAAGCGGCTGACGCGGCTGATCCGCCGGCTGCGCGTCCCGGTGGTGGTGCTGGGCGTCGGCGCGCAGGCCGGGCTGAGCTACAACGCGGAGCGGCTGAAGCCCATGGAGGAGTCGGTGCGCGACTTCGTCTCCGCGGTGCTGGACCGCAGCGCGTCCATCGGGGTGCGCGGCGAGTTCACCGAGAAGTACCTGCGGGGCCTGGGCTTCCACGACGTGGAGGTCATCGGCTGCCCGTCGCTGTTCCTGTACGGCGATCGGCTGCCCGTGGACAAGCGGGTGCCGGAGCTGACCGCCGCGTCGCGGATCGCGGTCAACGGTTCGCACAGCGCGGTGCAGAAGCAGGGGCTGGGCAAGGTCATCGACCGTGCCCACGCCCGCTATCCGCACCTGACCTTCATCGGCCAGAACCTCAGCGACGCACGGCAGTTGCACTGGCGTGACCTGTCGCACCCGAACGCCACGGTGACCGCCATTCCGACCCACCCGGACCACCCGATGTACCGGGAGGACAAGGTCCGCGTCTACGTCGACCCGGTGACCTGGATCGACGACCTGCGCGGCTACGACTTCTCGTTCGGCTCCCGCATCCACGGCAACATAGCGGCGCTGCTGGCGGGCACGCCCGCGACGGTGCTGTGCGGCGACTCGCGGACGCTGGAGCTGTGCCGCTACTTCGACATCCCGCACCGCAGGATCGACAAGCTGCCCGAGGACCTGGACCCGGCCCGGCTGTACGAGGAGGCCGACCTCTCCGGCCTGACCGGCGGCCACGCGGAGCGGTTCGAGCGCTTCACGGCGTTCCTCGGCCGCAACGGCCTGGAGAACACGTTCACCCACGGCGACGGCGGCGCGGCCTTCGAGGCCCGGATGAGGAAGCTGTCCTTCCCGGCGGGCATCCGCCCCTGGAACGACGCCGACCTGGCCTCGCTCACCTCCCGGTTCGGCTGGATGCAGACCCGGCTCGCCGAACTGTCCCTGGACAACGACCGGTTGAGGCGCGAGCTGGAGCGCACCGCCACGACACCGGCCCCGACGTCCGTCTACCGCAAGGCCCGCCGCGTGGTGGCCCGCCCGATCAGACGAGCGCTGCAGACGGGCCGCCAGTAA
- a CDS encoding glycosyltransferase family 2 protein, which yields MPYLVECLASVEAQTIDPGRIEVIAVDDGSTDGTGEYLEEFADRVSMSVTVIRQANSGGPSGPRNVGLSKAAGRYVFFLDADDRLGPEALERMVDMADRNGTDVVLGRVEGINRKPPQSMWGKTLERTDVFSSNIKFTLSAQKLFRRELLERHGMRFDESLWTGEDALFTMEAYLRADGVSVIADHTCYYLVGRDDGKHVTKSGGYALRFDSARALMNLIADMVPPGERRDSLMHRPFVVTLLPQFGPKYLKDSEKVRRHKFELAKPLMEQFWTEGVARRLKVDERLRLHLVAEDKPELLLPVVEFVKAKKQAAALLEKRGHHVYLAYPHFRDASAGIPDSVYLATPREARAFPGYREHTPSSVLRRAVRKARRVLKVPAAA from the coding sequence ATGCCTTACCTGGTCGAATGCCTCGCGTCCGTCGAGGCACAGACCATCGACCCGGGGCGCATCGAGGTGATCGCGGTGGACGACGGCTCCACCGACGGCACGGGGGAGTACTTGGAGGAGTTCGCCGACCGCGTCTCCATGTCCGTCACCGTGATCCGGCAGGCCAACTCCGGCGGCCCCAGCGGCCCCCGCAACGTCGGCCTGAGCAAGGCCGCCGGGCGCTATGTGTTCTTCCTCGACGCCGACGACCGGCTCGGCCCCGAGGCTCTGGAACGCATGGTCGACATGGCCGACCGCAACGGCACGGACGTCGTTCTCGGCAGGGTCGAGGGCATCAACCGCAAGCCGCCGCAGTCGATGTGGGGCAAGACCCTGGAACGCACGGACGTCTTCTCCTCCAACATCAAGTTCACGCTGAGCGCGCAGAAGCTGTTCCGGCGGGAGCTCCTGGAGCGGCACGGCATGCGCTTCGACGAGTCCCTGTGGACCGGCGAAGACGCGCTGTTCACGATGGAGGCCTATCTGCGGGCCGACGGCGTCTCCGTGATCGCCGACCACACCTGCTACTACCTGGTCGGCCGCGACGACGGCAAGCACGTGACCAAGAGCGGCGGTTACGCCCTGCGTTTCGACTCCGCGCGCGCCCTGATGAACCTCATAGCCGACATGGTGCCGCCCGGGGAGCGGCGCGACTCCCTCATGCACCGGCCTTTCGTGGTCACCCTCCTGCCGCAGTTCGGCCCCAAGTACCTCAAGGACAGCGAGAAGGTACGGCGGCACAAGTTCGAGCTGGCCAAGCCGCTGATGGAGCAGTTCTGGACCGAGGGAGTGGCGCGCCGGCTGAAGGTCGACGAGCGCCTGCGGCTGCACCTGGTGGCCGAGGACAAGCCCGAACTCCTGCTGCCCGTGGTGGAGTTCGTGAAGGCGAAGAAGCAGGCGGCGGCCCTGCTGGAGAAGCGGGGCCACCACGTCTACCTGGCCTACCCGCACTTCCGTGACGCCTCGGCGGGCATACCCGACTCGGTCTACCTCGCCACCCCGCGCGAGGCCAGGGCCTTCCCCGGCTACCGCGAGCACACACCCTCCTCGGTCCTGCGCCGCGCGGTGCGCAAGGCCCGGCGGGTGCTGAAGGTGCCCGCGGCGGCCTGA
- a CDS encoding CDP-glycerol glycerophosphotransferase family protein, with product MISTAIRVARVGSAAELAAAALMMLGFPALMLAALVPSVPAFAAAAAVTYAADHYLHRKGSYLVNRLSKVRAGLSIRFLIRELLLILLLARLSLAGNLIYYGAVACFIAFYGLQAPHGALVTLIRNRRRMPVATRNVDLKSRIRIPDAPPRFLLNRSAEKMLHLDLGAVAGILVAAEMKSSVPGFIGIGVTIFLGCLYVLALMPYVRGSKIPPNAEKVLAAVDDWLREYKPETVLYFSGSKDSAYQVNMWLETMEQLDSRPLVILRERVILANLAPTTAPVICVPGGVHLMNMDLTTVRVALYAANVGKNIHLLRVPTMKHVFIGHGDSDKLASVNPFSKVYDEVWTAGRAGRDRYAIADVGVRDDDIVEVGRPQLAPIQGRQDVPDGPRGGAADARIPTVLYAPTWEGWDGNPGNTSLVLAGENIVKKLIKADPPVRVLYKPHPFTGTVSKEAGAAHQRITALVEKAAAERAADPRFTADTAAQAQAKAELARIEARLAELSGTAGDRGDEAEATRDGVVDLKKHEEVARLRTEWNDAYWRSCGGFEHRVITGAEPRLYDCFNASDAMVSDISSVVSDFIASGKPYAVTDSAELGVEEFKRQNTAVRAATILSNSAAELGELLAAVRDPAADPLAEDRKELKEYLLGPDEPTSIEQFNTAVADLALKAETRNLGQESRAAAAGTPGADELSDALSAQPPTTA from the coding sequence GTGATATCCACCGCTATTCGCGTCGCCCGGGTGGGCAGCGCGGCCGAGCTGGCCGCGGCGGCGCTCATGATGCTGGGCTTCCCGGCGCTGATGCTGGCTGCGCTCGTCCCGAGCGTGCCCGCCTTCGCCGCGGCCGCCGCCGTGACGTACGCCGCCGACCACTATCTGCACCGCAAGGGCAGCTACCTGGTCAACCGGCTCAGCAAGGTCCGCGCCGGCCTCTCGATCCGCTTCCTGATCCGAGAGCTGCTGCTGATCCTGCTGCTGGCCCGGCTGTCCCTCGCGGGCAACCTGATCTACTACGGCGCGGTCGCCTGCTTCATCGCCTTCTACGGCCTCCAGGCCCCGCACGGCGCCCTGGTCACCCTGATCCGCAACCGCCGCCGGATGCCGGTCGCCACCCGCAACGTCGACCTGAAGTCCCGCATCCGCATCCCGGACGCCCCGCCGCGCTTCCTGCTGAACCGCTCGGCCGAGAAGATGCTCCATCTCGACCTCGGGGCCGTCGCCGGCATCCTGGTCGCCGCTGAGATGAAGTCGTCGGTGCCCGGCTTCATCGGCATCGGCGTCACCATCTTCCTGGGCTGTCTGTACGTCCTCGCGCTGATGCCGTACGTCCGCGGCAGCAAGATCCCGCCGAACGCCGAGAAGGTCCTGGCGGCCGTCGACGACTGGCTGCGCGAGTACAAGCCCGAGACGGTGCTGTACTTCTCCGGCTCCAAGGACTCCGCCTACCAGGTCAACATGTGGCTGGAGACGATGGAGCAGCTCGACTCCCGGCCGCTGGTCATCCTGCGCGAGCGGGTCATCCTGGCCAACCTGGCGCCCACCACGGCCCCGGTCATCTGCGTGCCCGGCGGTGTCCATCTGATGAACATGGACCTGACCACCGTGCGCGTCGCGCTGTACGCGGCCAACGTCGGCAAGAACATCCACCTGCTGCGCGTGCCCACCATGAAGCACGTCTTCATCGGCCACGGCGACAGCGACAAGCTCGCCAGCGTCAACCCCTTCAGCAAGGTGTACGACGAGGTGTGGACCGCGGGCCGCGCGGGCCGCGACCGCTACGCCATCGCCGACGTCGGCGTCCGCGACGACGACATCGTGGAGGTCGGCCGTCCGCAGCTGGCGCCGATCCAGGGCCGGCAGGACGTCCCCGACGGCCCCCGCGGCGGAGCCGCCGACGCACGCATCCCCACCGTGTTGTACGCGCCCACCTGGGAGGGATGGGACGGCAACCCGGGCAACACCTCGCTGGTGCTGGCCGGCGAGAACATCGTCAAGAAGCTCATCAAGGCCGACCCGCCGGTCCGTGTGCTGTACAAGCCGCACCCGTTCACCGGCACCGTCAGCAAGGAGGCCGGCGCCGCGCACCAGCGCATCACCGCGCTGGTCGAGAAGGCCGCCGCCGAGCGCGCAGCCGACCCCCGCTTCACCGCCGACACCGCCGCCCAGGCGCAGGCCAAGGCCGAACTGGCCCGTATCGAGGCGCGCCTGGCCGAGCTCTCCGGCACCGCGGGCGACCGCGGCGACGAGGCCGAGGCCACCCGTGACGGCGTGGTCGACCTCAAGAAGCACGAGGAGGTCGCCCGGCTGCGCACCGAGTGGAACGACGCCTACTGGCGCTCCTGCGGCGGCTTCGAGCACCGCGTGATCACGGGCGCCGAGCCGCGCCTGTACGACTGCTTCAACGCCTCCGACGCGATGGTCTCCGACATCTCCAGCGTGGTCTCCGACTTCATCGCCAGCGGCAAGCCGTACGCGGTGACGGACTCCGCCGAGCTGGGCGTGGAGGAGTTCAAGCGGCAGAACACCGCGGTGCGCGCGGCCACGATCCTGTCCAACTCCGCCGCCGAACTGGGCGAGCTGCTGGCCGCGGTCCGCGACCCCGCCGCCGACCCGCTGGCCGAGGACCGCAAGGAGCTCAAGGAGTACCTGCTCGGCCCGGACGAGCCGACCTCCATCGAGCAGTTCAACACCGCGGTCGCCGACCTGGCGCTCAAGGCCGAGACCCGCAACCTCGGCCAGGAGTCCCGCGCCGCCGCGGCGGGCACGCCCGGCGCCGACGAACTGTCGGACGCGCTGTCGGCGCAGCCGCCCACCACCGCGTGA
- a CDS encoding bifunctional cytidylyltransferase/SDR family oxidoreductase has translation MSQHIAKPRTTAVILAGGTGQRVGLSIPKQLLKIAGKAVIEHTLTTFEQADSIDDIIVLMAPGYVPDVEKIVAKAGFTKVKKVIEGGSTRNETTERAIEALGEGLGEGEDLNVLFHDAVRPLLSRRVIDDCVVALERYQAVDVAIPSADTIIVTRTHGQDGEFITEIPDRSRLRRGQTPQAFKLSTIKRAYEVAAGDPNFQATDDCSVVLRYLPDVPIHVVAGDEYNMKVTQPVDVFIADKLFQLASTAAPEQVSEDAYRELLTGKTIVIFGGSYGIGKDIAELAESYGSKVYALGRSTTGTHVENPEEVDDALSKAYGETGRIDYVVNTAGVLRIGKLAETDNATIEEALKVNYLAPVQIARSSYKYLSETKGQLLLYTSSSYTRGRAEYSLYSSTKAAMVNLTQALSDEWAGDGIRVNCINPERTATPMRTKAFGQEPAGTLLSSEAVARTSLDVLLSELTGHVIDVRQQDPTAGAAKASGFEQALASVLDRQDGV, from the coding sequence GTGTCCCAGCACATAGCCAAGCCCCGTACCACCGCAGTGATCCTGGCCGGTGGCACCGGCCAGCGCGTGGGTCTCTCCATCCCCAAGCAGCTGCTGAAGATCGCCGGCAAGGCAGTCATCGAGCACACCCTGACCACCTTCGAGCAGGCGGACTCGATCGACGACATCATCGTGCTGATGGCGCCGGGCTACGTGCCCGACGTGGAGAAGATCGTCGCCAAGGCCGGGTTCACCAAGGTCAAGAAGGTCATCGAGGGCGGCTCGACCCGAAACGAGACCACCGAGCGCGCCATCGAGGCCCTCGGCGAGGGTCTTGGCGAGGGCGAGGACCTCAACGTCCTCTTCCACGACGCCGTCCGCCCGCTGCTCTCGCGCCGCGTGATCGACGACTGCGTGGTCGCACTGGAGCGCTACCAGGCCGTCGACGTCGCCATCCCGTCCGCGGACACCATCATCGTGACCCGCACGCACGGCCAGGACGGCGAGTTCATCACCGAGATCCCGGACCGCTCCCGGCTGCGCCGCGGCCAGACGCCGCAGGCCTTCAAGCTGTCCACGATCAAGCGGGCCTACGAGGTCGCGGCCGGCGACCCGAACTTCCAGGCCACCGACGACTGCTCCGTCGTGCTCAGGTACCTGCCCGACGTGCCGATCCATGTCGTCGCGGGCGACGAGTACAACATGAAGGTCACCCAGCCGGTCGACGTCTTCATCGCCGACAAGCTGTTCCAGCTGGCCTCGACCGCCGCGCCCGAGCAGGTGAGCGAGGACGCCTACCGCGAGCTGCTGACCGGCAAGACGATCGTGATCTTCGGCGGCTCCTACGGCATCGGCAAGGACATCGCCGAGCTCGCCGAGTCCTACGGCTCCAAGGTCTACGCCCTCGGCCGCTCCACCACCGGCACCCACGTCGAGAACCCGGAGGAGGTCGACGACGCCCTGTCCAAGGCGTACGGGGAGACCGGCCGGATCGACTACGTCGTCAACACCGCGGGCGTGCTGCGCATCGGCAAGCTGGCCGAGACCGACAACGCGACCATCGAGGAAGCGCTGAAGGTCAACTACCTGGCGCCGGTGCAGATCGCACGTTCGAGCTACAAGTACCTGTCGGAGACCAAGGGCCAGCTGCTGCTGTACACCTCCAGCAGCTACACCCGCGGCCGCGCCGAGTACAGCCTCTACTCCTCGACCAAGGCCGCCATGGTGAACCTCACCCAGGCCCTGTCCGACGAGTGGGCCGGCGACGGCATCCGCGTCAACTGCATCAACCCGGAGCGCACCGCCACTCCGATGCGCACCAAGGCCTTCGGCCAGGAGCCCGCGGGCACCCTGCTCTCCTCCGAGGCGGTCGCCCGCACCTCGCTCGACGTGCTGCTGTCCGAGCTGACCGGGCACGTCATCGACGTCCGCCAGCAGGACCCGACGGCGGGCGCGGCGAAGGCCTCCGGCTTCGAGCAGGCCCTGGCCTCGGTGCTCGACCGCCAGGACGGCGTGTAA
- a CDS encoding alkaline phosphatase, producing the protein MTGAISPDRRRFFLTAGAAVLGAAASAQLWLPGTARAAESTAPDGVFSLGVASGDPLPDGIVLWTRLAPDPLNGGGMPDEVVPVQWEIAEDERFRKTARRGVAQARPEYGHSVHVDVRGLRPDRSYWYRFRVDGQISPAGRTRTAPHPRSKGGSLRIALASCQNWQHGYFTPYADMLDQDPDFVLFVGDYIYESTPSSAGPRRHEGTGEPYTLEQYRNRYAQYRSDPDLAAMHANAPWVVTFDDHEVDNDWAGEIPQDPAKQPHDAFLARLTAAFQAYYEHMPVRASAVPDGPHIQMYRRLEFGRLARLNVLDTRQFRTDQATTQEGARSPSMTMLGAEQKQWLLDGLHDSPARWNIVASQIMMAETDLQLGDGKLWYYDAWDGYQLERNALLGEFAGIRNPVVLSGDRHLTMISDLRTDYADPDSDVVGAEFVGTSISSNGDQDQAAFHAQWDPLMPDNPHWKLIDAHRGYHLFDIDRHGIDAQVRVVDTVVRPTAAASTLARLRVDNGRPGVELA; encoded by the coding sequence ATGACCGGAGCCATCTCGCCCGACCGGCGCCGTTTTTTTCTGACCGCCGGTGCCGCCGTCCTCGGCGCCGCGGCCTCCGCCCAGCTGTGGCTCCCGGGCACTGCCCGAGCCGCGGAAAGCACCGCGCCCGACGGGGTGTTCAGCCTCGGTGTCGCCTCCGGCGACCCGCTGCCCGACGGCATCGTGCTGTGGACCCGCCTCGCCCCGGACCCGCTGAACGGCGGAGGCATGCCCGACGAGGTGGTCCCGGTGCAGTGGGAGATCGCCGAGGACGAGCGGTTCAGAAAGACCGCCCGCCGGGGCGTCGCCCAGGCCCGCCCCGAGTACGGGCACAGCGTCCACGTCGACGTACGCGGCCTGCGGCCGGACCGCTCGTACTGGTACCGCTTCCGGGTGGACGGGCAGATCTCGCCGGCCGGCCGCACCCGCACCGCCCCGCACCCCCGCAGCAAGGGCGGCTCGCTGCGCATCGCCCTGGCCTCCTGCCAGAACTGGCAGCACGGCTACTTCACGCCGTACGCCGACATGCTCGACCAGGACCCCGACTTCGTCCTGTTCGTCGGCGACTACATCTACGAGTCCACGCCGTCGTCGGCGGGACCGCGCCGGCACGAGGGCACGGGGGAGCCGTACACCCTGGAGCAGTACCGCAACCGGTACGCCCAGTACCGCTCCGACCCCGACCTCGCCGCGATGCACGCGAACGCCCCCTGGGTGGTCACCTTCGACGACCACGAGGTCGACAACGACTGGGCCGGGGAGATCCCCCAGGACCCCGCCAAGCAGCCGCACGACGCCTTCCTGGCCCGGCTGACGGCGGCCTTCCAGGCGTACTACGAGCACATGCCGGTCCGCGCGAGCGCCGTTCCGGACGGCCCGCACATCCAGATGTACCGCCGCCTGGAGTTCGGCCGCCTCGCCCGCCTCAACGTCCTGGACACCCGCCAGTTCCGCACCGACCAGGCGACCACGCAGGAGGGCGCCCGGTCGCCGTCGATGACGATGCTCGGCGCCGAGCAGAAGCAGTGGCTGCTGGACGGGCTGCACGACTCGCCCGCCCGCTGGAACATCGTCGCCTCGCAGATCATGATGGCCGAGACGGACCTGCAGCTCGGCGACGGCAAGCTCTGGTACTACGACGCCTGGGACGGCTACCAGCTCGAACGCAACGCCCTGCTGGGGGAGTTCGCCGGCATCCGTAACCCGGTCGTGCTCAGCGGCGACCGCCACCTCACGATGATCAGCGACCTCAGGACGGACTACGCCGACCCCGACTCCGACGTCGTGGGCGCCGAGTTCGTGGGCACGTCCATCTCCAGCAACGGCGACCAGGACCAGGCCGCCTTCCACGCCCAGTGGGACCCGCTGATGCCGGACAACCCGCACTGGAAGCTGATCGACGCCCACCGCGGCTACCACCTCTTCGACATCGACCGGCACGGCATCGACGCGCAGGTCAGGGTGGTCGATACGGTGGTGCGGCCGACGGCGGCAGCGAGCACCCTGGCCCGGCTGCGGGTGGACAACGGCCGCCCCGGCGTCGAACTCGCCTGA